TCGACCGACCCGGCGGGACGTTGCCAGCCTGGCCAGGATGCTGGTCAAGAGCACCAGGGCCACCAGCACCAGGGCGGCGCCCCACGCCTGGCGGTGCCACTCCTCATACGGGGACTTGGCGTACGCGTAGATCTGGAGCGGCAGGGCCGCGATGGGCTCGTTGAAGCTGCGGTGCCAGTAGTTGTTGCCAAGCACGGTGAAGAGCAGCGGCGCCGTCTCGCCCGCCACCCGCGCCAGCGCCAAAAGCACCCCGGTCAGGATCCCGGGCCAGGCCGCCGGCAGCACCACACGCAGCACCGTGCGCCACAGGGGGATCCCCAGGGCCAGG
The Bacillota bacterium genome window above contains:
- the pstA gene encoding phosphate ABC transporter permease PstA yields the protein VRALTDALTGVPSIVVGIFAYAVVVRPMGHFSGWAGSFALAVLMLPLVVRTTEEMVRLVPHSIREASLALGIPLWRTVLRVVLPAAWPGILTGVLLALARVAGETAPLLFTVLGNNYWHRSFNEPIAALPLQIYAYAKSPYEEWHRQAWGAALVLVALVLLTSILARLATSRRVGRGVRR